A region of Ochotona princeps isolate mOchPri1 chromosome 2, mOchPri1.hap1, whole genome shotgun sequence DNA encodes the following proteins:
- the PKLR gene encoding pyruvate kinase PKLR isoform X2 gives MEGPAGYLRRASVVQLTQELGTTFFQQQQLPAAMADTFLEHLCLLDIDSEPVAARSTSIIATIGPASRSVERLKEMIKAGMNIARLNFSHGSHEYHAESIANIREAVESFATSPLSYRPVAIALDTKGPEIRTGVLQGGPEAEVELVKGSQVLVTVDPAFQTRGDASTVWVDYPNISHVVAVGGRIYIDDGLISLVVQKIGPEGLVTLVENGGFLGSRKGVNLPGAEVDLPGLSEQDIKDLRFGVEQGVDIVFASFVRKASDVAAVRAALGPEGLNIKIISKIENHEGVKKLDEILEVSDGIMVARGDLGIEIPAEKVFLAQKMMIGRCNLAGKPVVCATQMLESMITKPRPTRAETSDVANAVLDGADCIMLSGETAKGKFPVEAVKMQHAIAREAEAAVYHRQLFEELRRAAPLSRDPTEVTAIGAVEAAFKCCAAAIIVLTTTGRSAQLLSRYRPRAAVIAVTRSAQAARQVHLCRGVFPLLYREPPEAVWADDVDRRVQFGIESGKLRGFIRVGDLVIVVTGWRPGSGYTNIMRVLSVS, from the exons ATGGAAG GGCCAGCTGGGTACCTGCGGCGAGCCAGTGTAGTCCAGCTCACCCAGGAGCTGGGCACGACCTTTTTCCAGCAGCAGCAACTACCAGCAGCCATGGCAGACACCTTCCTGGAACACCTCTGCCTGTTGGACATTGACTCAGAGCCCGTGGCTGCCCGTAGCACCAGCATCATCGCTACCATCG GGCCAGCATCTCGCTCCGTGGAGCGCCTCAAGGAGATGATCAAAGCCGGGATGAACATCGCCCGACTCAACTTCTCCCACGGCTCCCATGAG TACCACGCCGAGTCCATCGCCAACATCCGGGAGGCAGTGGAGAGCTTTGCGACATCTCCGCTCAGCTACCGGCCTGTGGCCATCGCCCTGGATACCAAGGGACCTGAGATCCGCACTGGAGTCCTGCAGGGG GGCCCTGAGGCCGAGGTGGAGCTGGTGAAGGGTTCCCAGGTACTGGTGACTGTGGACCCGGCCTTCCAGACGCGGGGGGACGCGAGCACCGTGTGGGTGGACTACCCCAACATCAGCCATGTCGTGGCAGTCGGGGGCCGTATCTACATTGACGATGGGCTCATCTCGCTTGTGGTGCAGAAAATCG GCCCAGAGGGGCTGGTGACCCTGGTGGAGAACGGCGGCTTCCTGGGCAGCCGAAAGGGTGTGAACTTGCCGGGTGCGGAAGTGGACCTGCCTGGGCTGTCAGAACAAGACATCAAGGACCTGCGCTTTGGGGTGGAGCAAGGCGTGGACATCGTGTTTGCCTCTTTCGTTCGCAAAGCCAGCGACGTGGCTGCTGTGCGCGCTGCTCTGGGGCCTGAAGGACTAAACATCAAGATCATCAGCAAAATCGAGAATCACGAAGGCGTCAAGAA GCTTGATGAAATCTTGGAGGTGAGCGATGGCATCATGGTGGCACGTGGCGACCTGGGCATTGAGATTCCGGCTGAGAAGGTCTTCCTGGCCCAGAAGATGATGATCGGGCGCTGCAACTTGGCGGGCAAACCTGTTGTCTGTGCCACACAG ATGCTAGAGAGCATGATCACCAAGCCCCGGCCAACACGGGCAGAGACGAGTGATGTGGCCAATGCTGTGCTGGATGGGGCCGACTGCATCATGCTGTCCGGAGAGACAGCCAAGGGCAAGTTCCCAGTGGAGGCTGTCAAGATGCAGCATGCG ATTGCCCGTGAAGCAGAGGCCGCCGTGTACCACCGGCAACTGTTCGAGGAGCTACGCAGGGCAGCACCTCTGAGCCGCGATCCCACTGAGGTCACGGCCATCGGCGCTGTGGAGGCTGCCTtcaagtgctgtgctgctgccatCATTGTGCTGACAACAACTGGCCG ctcagcccagctcctgtCCCGGTATCGCCCTCGGGCCGCAGTCATTGCTGTCACCCGCTCTGCCCAGGCTGCCCGCCAGGTCCACCTGTGCCGGGGCGTGTTCCCCTTGCTGTACAGGGAACCCCCCGAAGCTGTGTGGGCAGATGATGTGGACCGCCGAGTGCAATTTGGCATCGAAAGCG gaAAGCTCCGTGGCTTCATCCGTGTTGGGGACCTGGTGATCGTGGTGACTGGTTGGCGACCTGGCTCAGGATATACCAACATCATGCGGGTGTTGAGCGTATCCTGA
- the PKLR gene encoding pyruvate kinase PKLR isoform X1 — protein MSVQEDTASLPLWSWVSKSQKDLAKSFLIGAPGGPAGYLRRASVVQLTQELGTTFFQQQQLPAAMADTFLEHLCLLDIDSEPVAARSTSIIATIGPASRSVERLKEMIKAGMNIARLNFSHGSHEYHAESIANIREAVESFATSPLSYRPVAIALDTKGPEIRTGVLQGGPEAEVELVKGSQVLVTVDPAFQTRGDASTVWVDYPNISHVVAVGGRIYIDDGLISLVVQKIGPEGLVTLVENGGFLGSRKGVNLPGAEVDLPGLSEQDIKDLRFGVEQGVDIVFASFVRKASDVAAVRAALGPEGLNIKIISKIENHEGVKKLDEILEVSDGIMVARGDLGIEIPAEKVFLAQKMMIGRCNLAGKPVVCATQMLESMITKPRPTRAETSDVANAVLDGADCIMLSGETAKGKFPVEAVKMQHAIAREAEAAVYHRQLFEELRRAAPLSRDPTEVTAIGAVEAAFKCCAAAIIVLTTTGRSAQLLSRYRPRAAVIAVTRSAQAARQVHLCRGVFPLLYREPPEAVWADDVDRRVQFGIESGKLRGFIRVGDLVIVVTGWRPGSGYTNIMRVLSVS, from the exons ATGTCAGTGCAGGAGGACACAGCATCCCTGCCACTGTGGTCATGGGTCTCTAAGTCCCAAAAAGACTTAGCCAAGTCCTTCCTGATTGGGGCTCCAGGAG GGCCAGCTGGGTACCTGCGGCGAGCCAGTGTAGTCCAGCTCACCCAGGAGCTGGGCACGACCTTTTTCCAGCAGCAGCAACTACCAGCAGCCATGGCAGACACCTTCCTGGAACACCTCTGCCTGTTGGACATTGACTCAGAGCCCGTGGCTGCCCGTAGCACCAGCATCATCGCTACCATCG GGCCAGCATCTCGCTCCGTGGAGCGCCTCAAGGAGATGATCAAAGCCGGGATGAACATCGCCCGACTCAACTTCTCCCACGGCTCCCATGAG TACCACGCCGAGTCCATCGCCAACATCCGGGAGGCAGTGGAGAGCTTTGCGACATCTCCGCTCAGCTACCGGCCTGTGGCCATCGCCCTGGATACCAAGGGACCTGAGATCCGCACTGGAGTCCTGCAGGGG GGCCCTGAGGCCGAGGTGGAGCTGGTGAAGGGTTCCCAGGTACTGGTGACTGTGGACCCGGCCTTCCAGACGCGGGGGGACGCGAGCACCGTGTGGGTGGACTACCCCAACATCAGCCATGTCGTGGCAGTCGGGGGCCGTATCTACATTGACGATGGGCTCATCTCGCTTGTGGTGCAGAAAATCG GCCCAGAGGGGCTGGTGACCCTGGTGGAGAACGGCGGCTTCCTGGGCAGCCGAAAGGGTGTGAACTTGCCGGGTGCGGAAGTGGACCTGCCTGGGCTGTCAGAACAAGACATCAAGGACCTGCGCTTTGGGGTGGAGCAAGGCGTGGACATCGTGTTTGCCTCTTTCGTTCGCAAAGCCAGCGACGTGGCTGCTGTGCGCGCTGCTCTGGGGCCTGAAGGACTAAACATCAAGATCATCAGCAAAATCGAGAATCACGAAGGCGTCAAGAA GCTTGATGAAATCTTGGAGGTGAGCGATGGCATCATGGTGGCACGTGGCGACCTGGGCATTGAGATTCCGGCTGAGAAGGTCTTCCTGGCCCAGAAGATGATGATCGGGCGCTGCAACTTGGCGGGCAAACCTGTTGTCTGTGCCACACAG ATGCTAGAGAGCATGATCACCAAGCCCCGGCCAACACGGGCAGAGACGAGTGATGTGGCCAATGCTGTGCTGGATGGGGCCGACTGCATCATGCTGTCCGGAGAGACAGCCAAGGGCAAGTTCCCAGTGGAGGCTGTCAAGATGCAGCATGCG ATTGCCCGTGAAGCAGAGGCCGCCGTGTACCACCGGCAACTGTTCGAGGAGCTACGCAGGGCAGCACCTCTGAGCCGCGATCCCACTGAGGTCACGGCCATCGGCGCTGTGGAGGCTGCCTtcaagtgctgtgctgctgccatCATTGTGCTGACAACAACTGGCCG ctcagcccagctcctgtCCCGGTATCGCCCTCGGGCCGCAGTCATTGCTGTCACCCGCTCTGCCCAGGCTGCCCGCCAGGTCCACCTGTGCCGGGGCGTGTTCCCCTTGCTGTACAGGGAACCCCCCGAAGCTGTGTGGGCAGATGATGTGGACCGCCGAGTGCAATTTGGCATCGAAAGCG gaAAGCTCCGTGGCTTCATCCGTGTTGGGGACCTGGTGATCGTGGTGACTGGTTGGCGACCTGGCTCAGGATATACCAACATCATGCGGGTGTTGAGCGTATCCTGA